A section of the Natronolimnobius sp. AArcel1 genome encodes:
- a CDS encoding aldose 1-epimerase yields MIPGDESGLRGQTGPRISTDFTYRGIDAVILENSALRVLVLPGKGGDIVEFRDKRTDVDVLWRTPHNWTPPESRYVPTAAETGWNEHYPGGWQVNLPVAGGGWEFDGSAYGQHGESALLPWDAEVVRDDGEAVTLRLTVELTRYPFVVERDLTLPAGDSRLEIEESVTNRGERPLEYVWQQHVTLGQPLLSSAARLDLPDATGVNPKYGDAFPNARLEGDVEFEWPHAPGRDGTTVDLREIPPEDSTIHDQSFAVDMADGWYALTNPDIDLGFALTFPLEPFESLWYWQPFGGFHESPWFNRNYNVGLEPTTAYPGDPDVQRENGTMKELEPGETVEAEFTATTYGGLESVSDVSPDGTIEGTPLEGEK; encoded by the coding sequence ATGATCCCCGGCGACGAATCCGGCCTCCGCGGGCAAACCGGGCCGCGCATCTCGACCGATTTCACCTACCGCGGCATCGACGCCGTCATCCTCGAGAATTCAGCGCTACGGGTGCTCGTCTTGCCCGGCAAAGGCGGCGACATCGTCGAGTTCCGTGACAAACGGACCGATGTTGACGTCCTCTGGCGGACGCCACACAACTGGACGCCGCCCGAAAGTCGGTACGTCCCAACGGCCGCTGAAACGGGTTGGAACGAGCACTACCCCGGCGGCTGGCAGGTTAATCTCCCTGTCGCTGGCGGCGGCTGGGAGTTTGACGGCAGCGCCTACGGTCAGCACGGCGAAAGCGCCCTGCTCCCCTGGGATGCAGAAGTCGTCCGAGACGACGGCGAGGCAGTGACTCTGCGTCTCACGGTCGAGCTCACTCGCTACCCGTTCGTCGTCGAGCGTGATCTGACCCTGCCAGCCGGCGACTCCCGCCTCGAGATCGAGGAATCCGTGACGAATCGGGGCGAACGCCCCCTCGAGTACGTCTGGCAGCAACACGTCACGCTGGGGCAGCCGCTACTCTCATCGGCCGCGCGGCTCGACCTACCGGACGCGACCGGCGTCAACCCCAAGTATGGCGACGCGTTCCCGAACGCACGCCTCGAGGGCGACGTCGAGTTTGAGTGGCCACACGCGCCCGGCCGGGACGGCACCACAGTCGATCTTCGAGAGATTCCGCCCGAGGACTCGACGATTCACGACCAATCGTTCGCGGTCGATATGGCAGACGGCTGGTACGCGCTCACGAATCCGGATATCGATCTCGGCTTTGCGCTTACGTTCCCGCTCGAGCCGTTCGAGAGTCTCTGGTACTGGCAACCGTTCGGCGGGTTCCACGAGTCCCCGTGGTTCAACCGCAACTACAACGTCGGCCTCGAGCCGACGACGGCCTACCCCGGCGACCCCGATGTCCAGCGCGAGAACGGAACGATGAAAGAACTCGAACCCGGCGAGACTGTCGAAGCCGAGTTCACTGCGACGACCTACGGCGGCCTCGAGAGCGTCTCGGACGTCTCGCCGGATGGGACGATCGAAGGGACGCCGCTTGAGGGCGAGAAATAG
- a CDS encoding amidohydrolase family protein, with product MIDCHFHIWSQDVSTPEKRAERAEQFRREADTLGIERTCLIGEIGDTVEACREHNRTVAKFVTEHPDLFYGWARVHPALGEEGVEEFRRAVEEDGLVGFKHHFVGTEINITDPEFQPFAKAAVEMDVPIISHVMQNEEPYPTERPSEARSEDVVELAEQFPDLQLISAHISAGGNWEHRIRNIAPYDNVYLDLSGSNCEVGQIELAAELLGVDRLLFGTDTWLSVCAGKLEAATLPPEDRAEIAYNFEHLLHDGVENKLTADEREVRIDQATERFADLDIPYDEQIVDANAYVGEWPFYPFDATVEDLLERMDDNGVDQALVSSLEAVFYRNPQHGNRKLVDDIEGHEDRLHPFATIDPTVPGWEDDFRTCIEDLEMRGVRLLPAYHDYDLNAPEAQALLERCAEFDVPAMIVPALEDQRGRHSRVELKYFEGMGQAKHWRDDAVDDLIELLLAVPETDVIVAGAWSSGARIIRETTTVDRQDVWLNNTVRTGETLLVIDDLFNYWTQTQGEGILEEIGTEHLVMGPQLPMKYFESFYNYTKHLPTSEAQKDRVRSENVLALLGEGVTDD from the coding sequence ATGATCGACTGCCACTTTCACATCTGGAGTCAAGATGTCTCGACGCCAGAAAAACGCGCCGAACGCGCTGAACAGTTCCGCCGCGAGGCCGACACGCTTGGTATCGAGCGAACCTGTCTCATTGGCGAGATCGGCGACACCGTCGAAGCGTGTCGAGAACACAACCGTACCGTCGCCAAATTCGTCACGGAACACCCCGATCTCTTCTACGGGTGGGCGCGAGTTCATCCCGCCCTCGGCGAGGAGGGGGTCGAAGAGTTCCGTCGTGCGGTCGAAGAAGATGGACTGGTCGGATTCAAACACCACTTCGTCGGCACGGAGATCAACATCACCGATCCGGAGTTCCAGCCGTTTGCGAAGGCGGCCGTCGAGATGGACGTCCCGATCATCTCTCACGTGATGCAAAACGAAGAGCCGTACCCAACTGAGCGCCCCAGTGAGGCGCGCTCCGAGGACGTGGTCGAACTCGCCGAGCAGTTTCCTGACCTACAACTTATTTCAGCGCACATCAGCGCCGGGGGCAACTGGGAACACCGCATTAGGAACATCGCTCCCTACGATAACGTCTACCTCGACTTGAGCGGCAGCAACTGCGAGGTCGGTCAGATCGAACTGGCCGCCGAACTTCTCGGTGTCGACCGACTCCTCTTTGGCACAGACACCTGGCTGTCCGTCTGTGCCGGCAAACTCGAGGCCGCGACCTTGCCGCCTGAGGATCGAGCCGAAATCGCGTACAACTTCGAGCACCTGCTCCACGACGGCGTCGAGAACAAACTCACGGCCGACGAGCGTGAGGTCCGGATCGACCAGGCAACAGAGCGATTCGCTGATCTCGATATTCCCTACGACGAACAGATCGTCGACGCGAACGCCTATGTCGGTGAGTGGCCGTTTTACCCCTTCGATGCCACCGTGGAGGACCTGCTCGAGCGAATGGACGACAACGGCGTCGATCAGGCTCTCGTCTCTTCACTCGAAGCGGTGTTCTACCGCAATCCACAGCACGGCAATCGCAAACTCGTCGACGACATCGAGGGCCACGAAGACCGGCTACACCCATTCGCGACGATCGATCCGACGGTCCCTGGCTGGGAAGATGACTTCCGAACGTGCATTGAGGATCTCGAGATGCGCGGTGTACGGTTGCTTCCGGCCTACCACGACTACGATCTCAACGCGCCGGAAGCGCAGGCGCTGCTCGAGCGCTGCGCCGAATTCGACGTACCCGCGATGATCGTTCCTGCGCTTGAGGATCAGCGGGGCCGCCACTCGCGGGTCGAACTCAAATATTTTGAGGGGATGGGACAGGCCAAACACTGGCGCGATGATGCAGTCGACGACCTAATCGAACTTCTGCTCGCGGTGCCCGAAACGGATGTGATCGTCGCCGGGGCTTGGAGCAGCGGCGCGCGCATAATTCGGGAAACGACGACCGTCGACCGGCAAGACGTCTGGCTCAACAACACCGTGCGGACGGGTGAGACACTGCTAGTGATCGACGACCTGTTCAATTACTGGACCCAGACGCAGGGAGAGGGCATCCTCGAGGAGATCGGTACCGAGCACCTCGTCATGGGGCCACAGCTTCCGATGAAATACTTCGAATCGTTCTACAACTACACGAAACACCTTCCGACAAGCGAGGCGCAGAAAGATCGCGTCCGTAGCGAGAACGTACTGGCGCTGCTTGGTGAGGGCGTAACTGACGACTGA